ctgacatttctcgccgtataggtagtgtctccaaattttcagtgcgaagacgacggcggctaactcaagatcgtgcgtcgggtagttcttctcgtgcacctttagctgtctggaagcataagctataactcgaccctgttgcatcaacactgctcctaaaccgagcttagatgcatcggtgtataacacataatctccttgccctgatggcatggctaacaccggtGCTGAAATGAGAGATTGCTTCAAAGTGTCGAAGCCCTtttgacattcatcactccacacaaatttagcattcttcttggtgagtgaagtgAGCGGCaccgctatggatgaaaatcccttaataaacttacggtagtagcctgctaaacccaaaaagctgcggatttcagatgcattcttcggctcaacccattccttgacagccgctactttcgctggatccacctcgattccactgctagatactatatgccccaaaaatgccaccttttctaaccaaaattcacacttactgaatttcgcaaataacttgcgactctgcaatgtctgtaatactgtcctcaagtgctggttgtgctcctcatggctcttcgagtatattagaatgtcgtcaatgaatactatgacgaattgatcgaggaacgactgaaatactcggttcatgagatccatgaaaatcgctggagcatttgtcaatccaaatggcatcaccaagaactcgtaatgcccatatctggtcctgaaagctgtcttgtggacatctgcatccttcactttcagctgatggtaccctgatcgaagatctatcttagagaacacggtggctccctgcagttgatcgaacaagtcttcgattctaggcaaagggtatttgttcttgatcgttaccttgttcagctcacggtaatcgatgcacagcctcatgctcccatccttcttctttacaaagagcactggtgcgccccacggtgagaaactagggcggataaatcctttgtcgaggagctcctgaatctgctgcttgagttctaacatctcagctggagctaatcggtacggtgccttagagattggcgctgtgcctagcacgagatcgattgcaaactccacctctctctccgGTGGGAGGCCGgcgacgtcatcaggaaagacgtctggaaattctttgactacAGGTACCTCTGACAAagatggagtgggcacgtcaggcgctgaaataatactagccaagaaggcctgacatcccttggagatcaaactcctcgcctgcaagcacgaaatcatgcgaggaaaacttctccatctggctggctcaaaaagaaattgctccatgcccggcggtctaactaaaactgacctcttctgaaaatctatcagaactctattcttagtcagccagtccatgcccaagataatgtcgaattctggcatcggcaataggattaaatctgcatataccaGGTGACCATGCAGTTCcagatcaatgtctctgatcacactggtagccaacagctcttcccctgacggGACTATCAccgaaaagttcacgtctaggccaatggacttgaggtctaaatgattggcaaacgtctctgatatgaaggagtgagtagctcctgagtctatcagtgcagttgtggataatctcttaataaaaatgtttcctgagatgcgttagcacaacacaaaacttATATCCCCAAACTTACTAACATACCTCGAGTAAAATAGAACTCAATATCCTTAGGTACACAAAATTCCTAGCACGCTAATAGTCCCAAATAAAATTTCACATGCAAGGCGGCGAAATATCGAGCTTAGGTAGAAAGGTTACCTGTCAGTAAAGTAGTGTCTGGATccgcctcctgagcatgcatggcgaataccctgccctgggttggttgcttccaatgtgggcactctttcagcatgtggtccgtagctccacatttaaaacacttgCCTGACTCATATAGACACTGTCccggatgctggcggttgcatttTGGGCACACTGGAAAAACAACTGGTCTCTGCGGCGCTCCCTGCTGCTGAAGGGACCCTTGCCCTTCGGCGGTCCCTGAAAAAGTTTCTTTCCTGGCGGCCTCTGATACGGTTTCTTGAAGTGGGGTCGCTGgttctgctgctgatggtgtggctgcggtggagcctgatagggcctcttgccctgcctgtccgcctcaatatcccgctggtcttgctctgcagccagagctctagagacagcaactgcataagaagtagggccagcttccctcacgtcacggcgcagaatcggccgcagaccattcagaaaatgcctcaactttgtCTGCACATCATttgcaatgaggggcacgaagtgacaccctctctcaaacttcctcacaaatTCCGCCACGCTACTGTCCCCCTGCCGCAGagtcataaactcgttggtgagtctggttcgtacttcctcagtgaagtacttggagtagaaaacctctttaaaaccattccaaggcagcacttgcaagttgactgccacagATGCACTTTCCCACCATAACCTAGCGTCCCCTGTCAtaaggaacgtggcacatctgaccctatctgcgtcggtcagttccataaagtcaaagattacctctatggacttaatccatccctcggctgccatcgggtcagtggtacccgaaaactccttaggactcatcctcctaaacctttCATATGCcgcctctggttggggcctcgcccctgcaccTACTGCTGCTGccggttccccgcaaactgtgcgaagaactgcgtcataccagcaagcatctgagcctgcatatctggtggtggaggtggtgggggattggccctctcctcatctcgatgtTCCCTGTACTCAACTCGATGCTCTATGTTCTCATCCCTGTCTTCTCGGTTAACCactcgtctaggaggcatactgttccaacaattacccaacacgtaaacccaacatgcatgaatataataccaatgtcataagatgcacgtaaattgactttaaaacatagacatgctGAAATCCTGATTTAAAGCATAATacatagcataactcaaaactttaaaacttacagacttgaggtgtgacttcgtgagcttcttgcgactgacggtaggcgtaaccctttacaagaacctggctctgataccaactgtaacgaaccgtactttacatacttaaaatttgcggaaaaattaaaaattttcttaattgtAAACATTCATACGGTTCATCACTCAACATTCGTAAAATAAACTCCCAATCATCcgtcacaaataaaaatttggATAAAAGAAAttgtctcaaaatatttcgcatccagatGCTTAAAAGCTCAGAGTAgttttaaactttgcataaaacgtAAAATTTGCGGTCCTCGagtctagcctgccactcagcccaagcctgccccttggtcatcacctcctgcctcctcaacatagtcacctgcatcgatcaagtctagtgagtctaaagactcaacacgtataaactggaataacgagtactacataataaaaatcacgtgcactttaaaataggacatacataatttgaagcttgaacatacgtacatacaaaactagacgtgccattaacataaactttcataaacatactgcatacataaacatacataacttcatcattttgcgtagaggcatgttccaaagcaagtgacccataacataataaacgcctgatcagacatacCACATTACTGGgccgacagggacgtatccactgccacatacataatatccccgttcataatttaacgggctggttggtccccgttcataatttaacgctttccaaccatgatctaacccgttcataatttaacgggcggattggtccccgttcataatttaacactttccaatccttaactttctttggtcacgagacaattagcatacctcaaaaacttagaATACtatctttgcacgtcatacatacttacttggcgttgagggattcattggacttcgatcggggtcgttgctgcacataccaACATGAATTCACATacgtaacttgcataacttagacgtaaatgtcatacttactctcaagttcaatcgatacttaggacgttctaacatttcccataacacgaccctggataatacttgcactaaaccataacatcaaacctcaaacgtgttataatatttttcccaaaatatgaaggacacggaccccgtacctacatccgtgcatgggtccgtgtaggtactggaagttGTGTGCGCAGAAAGgaggagacacggaccccgtgctgaggTCCGGGTAGGGGTCTGTGTAGACACTGTAAAAAGACATCGCAAAGGagggaggggcacggaccccgtgcataggtccgtgtgggggtccgtgtacctactgtaaAAAGGCACTACGGAAGAacaaaaggcacggaccccgtgtagaggtccgggtgTGGGTCCGTGTACTTACTGTGAACGCGAAccaacaaaaattttgtacatgtttcgcttaactttctagactcgattgtacggactATGAATCGACACCACGAGCTCATCTTAGGCTACTAATTCAATGACCCAAACCTAAACAATTGTCCCAAAACAACCCAAAATCACAATCAACCCAACAAACCCGTGAACGAGACTTTTTGACAACAAACGGTTCTATACGACATTCAATCTCCCAAGCGCCTAACGACAAGAAACGAAGCTTCATtatacatcccaacatcataattaATATACTTATACGCAGCaatgatcacccgtcgatccccaacgaagcctgcaacataaaacttcaagaacataatttacgtaaaagtcgcagtttgagcagtctcacgaaaaacgccataactcactcaatttttgtccaaaaatttcgaatcatatatcaaatcgaaggtatcgaaaagttctacgacttcgtagttaaaagttttctcaaaatatgcaccgaaaattcgcagtttacacgggaacagcaaaaacgagttttcagatctaaaatttaTTCAAAACCGATCTAAATaaatttctgctcaaacgacgaacgtcacatacaaaattttacgcataaaacaacgcaacacatagtATGACCTGATCgatacagaaagaacagattatacgtgcctttttgatatttaaaataccgtacgacgacaccgaaacggagatggagcgaggtttgatccgggacgattgtgGCACTGAAATCTTGCAACAAAACCCACGAGAACTTGCTGGAAAAACCGaatggaagggggcggctgctcttaGATAGAGAACCCTAGGTTTGCACTCTCACAAGTAAAAgaaaatctgatttgaatttgtGTGTGCGTGTTAGGCGttattagtgtgtgtaaaagtgtgtgtgtgtgattaattaggagaaattagtgctaatttaattaattgaaaacaCTAATTACTAGTTAACACCCACTAGTTTagtcaaactctacaattaaaataattacacaccaattttaaaagtttcaaactcttaaatcactaaatacataataatacttcaaaatattaaaactcGATAACTTAataaaatgccccatcctcaacttaaaatagaataccatattttaaatggtcacaatcgtcaccagtctcttcctcgatctcgcctcgaataatcgcctgaaacattaaGCTCGAAAAACTATtataacgtgcatcacataaacataattaattttagaaaaatgaatttaattaaatcatGCACTGCTAAACTcagattaaaataatttaaatgcttaaataattaaatgaatgcatgtgttatacgtgtattaattttgggcactacaattatataattcaaaatataaaatataaaatggacaaaaaaaattatttaaaattaaaaacttttaaaaaattcaaaattaataaaaaagtggtcaaaaaattatttaacattaaaaataatttaaaaaatccgaaattattaaaaaattagccaaaaaatttgataaaattacAAGGGTTATATTGCAATTTTCATAATGGCAATtctgtaattatttaaaacattcACCCCATCCTCCATTTGAATAGTTGTCCTCTATTTTCAGAGAATTACTATTCCTTCCTCTAAAATGGAGTACACAAATGAAGATGGGTTGGAGGAGAATCCATTCTATATAATGAAGGAATACTCCATTTTGGAGTTGGGTTGGAAATGCCCTAATTGCCTATATTAGGAGTATAATCGAACTGAAACGCTTAGATTGGCACACGATGTAAAATTGGAGTTGTATTATTACAATtagattttaataaaataacaagaATTCGATTTTATGTCTATGttgtttttaataattaaataatattaattatattgaCTAATCAAGTAAATATCACCGTATAAATAAACAAGGataaaatatatacaatagaattaatttttttaaaaaaatattttatgaaatttccCTAGAAATGcatgtaattttaaaaattattaatttatgatATTAATGAtaccataaatatatataagaataatatgaaaaatattatcgtactaatttattgaaattattaatttagaaAATTGATTGTTGGGTTGAGAAACACAAATAATCTTGATTTTAATGATAACAAAATGTGATATtgtgtttataatatatttactcATGTGGGCAGTTGCTAGCTCAAGTTGGAAGTTAGAACTCGAATTTAGCCAAACTGAAAATTTAGCGAGTTTTAGCATTTTGAAGATATCTCATAACTCGATAATGAAAATGACAAATCATCAAAAATACTgaatagaaaactcaatttgggacAAATTATATTTCACATCATTTGGGTAAATCGGATGTTATATAGGCAAATTGATGGTTGCAAAATCaaactgattttacaaaaacAACAATTAGTTGGGTATGAATAATTGCGATATTTTGGTCAGCCTGATCAGCTCGTTTATCCAAATGAAACGATCCGGTATGAGTTATTAAACTAAGACGATGATTTAAAAACCATATTCATTAGTCAAAGTCTAAATCAGAGTGTAATATGCTTATACTACAAACAACTCATGACCTTTTATACAATCATATTCTTGTCTTTAACGTATATCATTCTtgaagcttataaatacaacatgttGGAGATCAAATACAAGCTTTGGAAGGGGATTCAAAGTTTGGGCATCCTACATGAACAAATTAGCTAGAATGAAAGCAAGCTCAATGTCTGGGGATACATTTGAGAGATACACATACTATAATAGATTaaatcctcacacacaatcactcacacatatgcATGAGAGTTTAGCTTCAAAGTTTAATTGagtgagtcttcacacaaagacaTTATAGATTAATGTGTTTGTGAAGATGTATTAAACATTATGCGGATTGTGAGGCTTCTCTAAAATATTCTATGAAAACTTTACGTAGTAATCACTATTAcacaattattatatttaattagcaaattttaaatacactaattaaataattttgaacTCATTAGAACCCCGATCGATGATCAGACAGTGTCGATGTGACGAAggtacaaatcttgttcatataatgaaaaataaaaatttcaaaggCCAAAATTTTCAACAAATCCATTTTTTTAAACTGTCAGTTTCGTAAACTCCTTCACTAAAACAGTCAGTTCTACTTTCCCCACTTAATTAACAGTTAAGCTAATTTCAACAACTTTCAATAATGAAATCTACTCATAAACTTTTTTATAAGCAATTTGTTTGATCTTCATCAAACAACAGTcaccaaattcaactccttaaatATGATTATCTCAATGAGAAACACAAGATCTAATATTTGTGTGACTCTCGATGGTTTAGAGGTACTACTAGCTGTCAATTCACAACTTCATACGATTCAGAACAACAATTGTTCTTATTCAGGTTTACCCTAAATTAGCCTCATTATTTCCATCAACCCCTAGATCAAAACTTCATAACTCAATTTAGATTGTACCGatcagatcatggtaagagtATCCAGTAGCATtgtcccatgatcccctaggtatccgTGATAGTGCATCCAAGAACCAGTAAGTTATGGTTAGCATATAAtacagtcccttcaactcaCATATCCCGATTGAATCTGCAACCACTGTTATATCGAGAGATGAAAATGAATTCGATCATGATATGATGTATCTTAAAAATAGTGATATCGTATGTGTAACtaagaaaatatatttcctTAAAGCACATGTCTTGCTCTGTTTAAAGACTCCTTGCAcaattaactcatcagatcaaaTATGATATCTCTAATTATCAACTACAATATATTGGCTCCtaaacctcgccacctgattaCTCTCAATGGAGTTGGTAAAACGGATCAAAATACATACTAGTATACAGAGTTTCCATGTTGTCACAGGTCaaaagactaatggtgtacaaccatgaCGGTAGACTATTATACTTgataaatgataaccacttggacagtTCGAGGTAAGATTCTTCATTGCCTCATCAAACGATCACACATATGTATAAATGGACATCCTCATGTCTTTACCAGCACAAAAAAGGAAGAAATGAACAGAAGAAAAACACAACTCATCGCTCAAACTCTACAACAAGAAGTTTGCAAAGTATCCTCGCTTTCTTTAGGCTTCTTGTTTAATTCTTCCAGAGTTTTGTCTAGTTTATCATTAAGTTTCATCAACTTTCATagtgttttatattattttagtttcTTTGTGATTATGTAAATAAAGTAATCATGACATAAATTTTatctataatttttaatattgtttttttcatttaaacattttttttagcGTTTTCCAAGACATCATAACTAACGATCAAATTTGATATCAACATTTATCCAGAGTCGAGAGTTTTCACGTTTTTACTCAATTTGATACATGGTTATTACACTCAATTTGGTACATGGCTATTAAGAGTTAGTCTCACAATTTTCACTCAATTTGGTGCAATTAATGGTACATGGTTATTAAGAGTTGGAGTTTATTACGTTTTCACTCAAAATTGATGTCTGATACTTGGACGCCCGCTCTTTACAAATATGGAGCAGACAAAGTCCTATATTGACCAAAATTTGACGACTTACATGTTACAAGATGTGTACTTgggaatcatttttttttttttggggattTTCCCATTCTAGGACAGCAATAGATTTTTCCCGAAAATCTCATGAAAACAGGTCGAGTGTCATCTACTTCGATATTATTGAATTTTCTTTTACAACTCTACCAAATCATAGCAATATAgtactttattttaaaataaattatttgaaatCTACCAAATCTAACACAAAATGTGCATAAAAAAACCCCATGTACATtaaatcaacatataaattaacACAGACGTATAATATTTACAAGACCTTGAATCCAACGTCCAATCATTATGGTATATATGCCTACAAATTTCACGTGGAACTTGTCTTTCACTTGAATCATTCTAACAATAAATCATTATCACACCTTTTACCTTAAACATAAGGTGCGGTTTCCTACCGTATCTACCCAATATACCTAAAACCCAACATTTTATACATCGAGGATCAAATAGATCTCGAAAAACCAACCGTGCCACTACAACCTCGAACGGCAGAAATAATGTGGTAGTCAAGACTCGCCGGAGACGACTTTATTCGGGCTGTCCAAGCCAATGGAGATGATCCCATCAGCCTGATTAGGGGCAGCGGGCCAACCAGAGACCAAGGTGATTGGTGGGAAACAGCATTTGCATGGCTCTTGGCATGGCTTCGGAGTGTCCACTTGTTTAAGGTCGATACTGCTTACAAGCGAAATCTTGTCGGAATCGACCGGTATGGAGGGAGAAGCTGGCTCTTTCAGAGGGCCCCAACACTCGATCTTGTTGAATTCTGGGATGTTGGAGTGGAAATATACCCAAACCAGTGCATCTTGTAGCTCTGGGTAATTGTTGAGTaagttcacatctccatgaaCAAATGCCTTCAAAacctaataaatattttttccccaattttttaataaatcatatatttaaCTGAAGTATCTCTACTCGAAATAATCTGCGGAAAAACATCGAAAGATCGTCTTTCAATTAGTCAAATTATGCTTACTTACATCTAATATTGGCCTACTAGATGGCTAAAACCTTGCCAAACTACAGGACGAATTTTTACAAAAGCGTCTTGGACTACATTTGGATTTTTTTTCGGTCCCGGATTCGAATTTCATATCCGTGTTCATTCATATAATTCGGGTAATCTTCACACACATCATTCTCAATTCTAAGGTGTACTGCCAAAGAGGCCAAGACATTTCAAATTCTCGGGGTcattttaaatccttctttTTTCAAATCCttttcagaaataaaaaatacttgtaggaccgagcgcttgccgctttaccaaaaactatagctggtggtaatggtgcgactcaaatcttttaaactgcacaacaactcaagcaccacggttcgatcgctctaccgaCAATTATTGTACCAAACAATACTTTAtctttaaatgaaaattttcaagGAAAAAACTCTCGAtcctaaataatatataaatggaATATAAGAAAAGCAACGTATAATATTTACCACGGGAAGTTCTTTGCAAAAAATGTAGAATCTGAGCCTCGCAAACATATCCAACAAGAAATGGCCGCCGCTTATGTGACAATGAACATGGAGTGACATTTTATCTTTGATCTTCTTCCACTCCGCCACCACTTCATCTCTCTGTAATCTGTTGTACCACCCTTGCAACTACATCCAATGATAATATTATTTCGATCGTAATCCACTAATTTACACATTTTTTACTAACTTTAGTCCCTTTTCACCGAATTGACATCGAACATATACTCgtcaataattttttatgtcacACAACTTAACTACATCCAATGATAATATTATTTCGATCTTAATCTACTAATTTACACATTTTTTTGCCTAACTTTAGTCCCTTTTCACCGAATTGACATCAAACATATACTCgtcaataattttttatgtcatGCCCTTATTTTTATACTAAGATAATAAAACAGAAAAAGATACAAATTTGAAAACTACGACCATGAATGGACCATCAACCTGAcggaaaacaacaaaaaaaacatGCAAATTGCAAAAGCCACGATTCATGTTTTCATAATTTCACAAATTTTCGaataatataaaaatgtaaAGAAATCGATAAATGAAGGCCGACATATTCCACTTTCTTGTCTTTGTTAGggaatttataattaaataaataaaacaccaTCTACTTGCACGCTTTCCAACTTTTCTCGAATAATCTTGAATACCGACAGATACATGAAAATAATACCTGTGAGATCTCCCATGTTtcccattaaatttaaaataaaaattataaaaatggtAAATATCAATAATCCCATCATTAACCTGAATGAATAATATCATAACAAAAATATTAACCTGTGAATTATCGATGGTTTGAGATATAGCAAGAGTGAGCTTGGATGTGATATCACTGTGTGTAAGTGTGTAAGTTCTTGGAAGCTTTCCGGGGTGTTTCTTCTCGTCAACTCCAACGAACAGAACTTTCAGCTTCGATGCTTCAAATATAGCTGGCCCAAATAATCTCGCAACCTGATAATTGTATTCAAcaaacaaaaaattgaaaaaacatATATGAAATAATATGTTTTCAAGGGAAAAAAGATCAAACAAACCCCTTACTGCGGACTGCTTCTTCTTGGTGGAACATCTCCTTCTTGCTCTGTGAAGAGAGAAGAATGGTTGTTCTTCAGAAAAGGGCTGTATTTTGAGCTTTGAAGGGAGTACCAAAGCCAGAGTTAGAGCACCCATAGCAAAGATTTGGGAGAGGAGATCGACAAGTTTTATTGAAAGAGTTTGGTATTTCAGAGAGGGATTTTCTCCGGCtgtctggtgagattatggtaagCTTGGGAAA
This region of Primulina eburnea isolate SZY01 chromosome 14, ASM2296580v1, whole genome shotgun sequence genomic DNA includes:
- the LOC140812936 gene encoding protein STAY-GREEN homolog, chloroplastic-like; its protein translation is MGALTLALVLPSKLKIQPFSEEQPFFSLHRARRRCSTKKKQSAVARLFGPAIFEASKLKVLFVGVDEKKHPGKLPRTYTLTHSDITSKLTLAISQTIDNSQLQGWYNRLQRDEVVAEWKKIKDKMSLHVHCHISGGHFLLDMFARLRFYIFCKELPVVLKAFVHGDVNLLNNYPELQDALVWVYFHSNIPEFNKIECWGPLKEPASPSIPVDSDKISLVSSIDLKQVDTPKPCQEPCKCCFPPITLVSGWPAAPNQADGIISIGLDSPNKVVSGES